One window from the genome of Scyliorhinus torazame isolate Kashiwa2021f chromosome 3, sScyTor2.1, whole genome shotgun sequence encodes:
- the pou4f2 gene encoding POU domain, class 4, transcription factor 2, translated as MMMMMPLNGKQAFGMPPPPSSSLAEPKYSSLHASPPSNSSSTPTSNSGGSETMCRVCLPTAPSNIFGGLDESLVGRAEALAAVEIGAQSSKNQPFKPDATYHNMNSIPCSSSSSSGPITHPPPHHPPPHHHHHHHHHHHHPHHQHPHQPHQNLEGELLEHISPGLGLPTITAPDGSVVSPPPPPGPPHMAAINHMHQAMSMAAHGHGLAASHPGLGCMGEVDADPRDLEAFAERFKQRRIKLGVTQADVGSALANLKIPGVGSLSQSTICRFESLTLSHNNMIALKPILQAWLEEAEKSHREKLSKPELFNGADKKRKRTSIAAPEKRSLEAYFAIQPRPSSEKIAAIAEKLDLKKNVVRVWFCNQRQKQKRMKYSAGH; from the exons TGAACGGGAAGCAGGCGTTCGGCATGCCGCCGCCCCCCTCCTCCAGCCTGGCCGAGCCCAAGTACTCCAGCCTGCACGCCTCGCCTCCCTCCAACTCGTCCTCCACACCGACCAGCAACAGCGGCGGCTCCGAGACGATGTGCCGCGTGTGCCTGCCAACAGCACCG AGCAATATATTCGGCGGGCTGGATGAAAGTTTGGTGGGCCGAGCGGAGGCGCTGGCGGCTGTGGAGATTGGAGCTCAGAGCAGCAAGAACCAGCCGTTCAAGCCGGACGCCACCTACCACAACATGAACAGCATCCCGTGCAGCTCGAGCTCGTCCTCGGGgcccatcactcaccctcccccccatcaccctcccccccatcaccatcaccaccatcaccaccaccaccatcacccgcACCACCAGCACCCGCACCAGCCTCACCAGAACCTGGAGGGCGAGCTGCTGGAGCACATCTCCCCCGGCCTGGGGTTGCCCACCATCACGGCTCCGGATGGCAGCGTGGTGTCTCCGCCGCCGCCCCCCGGCCCCCCTCACATGGCGGCCATCAACCACATGCACCAGGCCATGAGCATGGCAGCTCACGGCCACGGCCTGGCCGCCTCGCACCCGGGCCTGGGCTGCATGGGCGAGGTGGACGCCGACCCCCGCGACCTGGAGGCTTTCGCCGAGCGCTTCAAGCAGAGGAGGATCAAGCTGGGGGTGACCCAGGCGGACGTGGGCTCGGCCCTGGCCAACCTGAAGATCCCCGGGGTGGGTTCGCTCAGCCAGAGCACCATCTGCAGGTTCGAGTCGCTCACCTTGTCCCACAACAACATGATCGCCCTCAAGCCCATCCTGCAAGCCTGGCTGGAAGAAGCCGAGAAGTCCCACCGGGAGAAGCTCAGCAAACCCGAGCTCTTCAACGGCGCGGACAAGAAGAGGAAGCGCACGTCCATCGCCGCCCCGGAGAAGAGGTCCCTGGAAGCTTACTTCGCCATCCAGCCCCGGCCATCCTCCGAGAAGATCGCCGCCATCGCCGAGAAGCTGGACCTCAAAAAGAACGTGGTCAGAGTCTGGTTTTGTAACCAGAGGCAGAAACAGAAACGGATGAAATACTCTGCAGGTCACTAG